The Pelmatolapia mariae isolate MD_Pm_ZW linkage group LG9, Pm_UMD_F_2, whole genome shotgun sequence genome has a segment encoding these proteins:
- the LOC134634828 gene encoding sodium channel protein type 2 subunit alpha-like, whose amino-acid sequence MAGCVFPMGPESFQRFTPDSLAAIEQRIAQEEARRNKHYQEDLGDVELPRPRPDLEAGKQLPRIFADIPSHLVGVPLEDIDPYYFKDKRTFIVLNKGKAIFRFSATSALYIFSPFHPIRRLAIKILVHSYP is encoded by the exons ATGGCTGGCTGTGTGTTTCCAATGGGACCAGAGAGCTTTCAGCGCTTCACGCCGGACTCCCTGGCGGCCATCGAGCAGCGCATCGCCCAGGAGGAGGCCCGACGCAACAAACACTACCAGGAG GACCTGGGCGACGTGGAGCTCCCCCGGCCCCGGCCCGATCTGGAGGCAGGAAAACAGCTGCCACGCATCTTCGCTGACATCCCATCTCATCTGGTGGGCGTTCCACTGGAAGACATCGACCCATACTACTTCAAAGACAAGAGG ACTTTCATAGTCCTGAACAAAGGGAAGGCCATCTTCCGTTTCAGTGCCACATCCGCCCTCTACATCTTCAGCCCCTTCCACCCTATCCGGAGACTCGCCATCAAGATCCTCGTGCACTCATATCCTTAA